The sequence TTGAGGGTCAGGATGCGAAGAGAGTGGCGGCTAATTACCTGAAAGAAAAAGGTTTCATTAAAGGATAACCGCGTGTGTTAGGGATGGTGCTATAGCTGCAATCTGTAGTGCCATTCAAATACACAGCTAATCCGTTATTGTGATTAAGGTTACCTGTCATGGAGATGGATTTTTATGGCCGTTAAAAACCGAGTCCTGCTAGCACTGGTTATTTTGCTAGTTTTATCTGGGCTAGGGCTCTCTTTTGTCAGTCACGCACCGAATAGGCTGATTTCCGGACAGGGGATCGCGCTAATGTCGTTGATAACAGGTTCGGTTTGGTGGCTGTTAGCTCCTATATTGCTACTGTTTGCCTGTGCTTTTTGTAAACAAAATATTGTGTTGTATGGGTCAACACTCTTATTTGCCGAACTGCTGCTATTTGGCTTGCTGCTGCTAGCGGGGAGAACGGCCACACAGCTTACGGGGGGGGAAGATAGCCTTGCTCGCACCTCACTTGGCGGTGGGTTTTGGCTAATGAGTGGGTTAACTATATTGATTGCGGTGGATAGCTTGTCCCGCGCCATTGCCAATCCTCTCTGGCGCAGTTTAGCTAATCTCTTGCTGGTTTTACCGGTCGTGGTATTGCTGGCTACGGGGCAACTTGATCAACTATCTTTAATGAAAGAGTACGTTAATCGCCAGGACGTATTTGATGATGCCCTCTGGCAACACATTCAGATTCTATTGGCTACGCTACTCCCTGCGGTAGTTATTGGTATCCCTCTTGGCTTACTCTGTTTTCGCTCTCGCCGCTTTCAAAACACTATTTTTTCAACCTTGAACATTATCCAAACTATCCCATCAATTGCCTTGTTTGGCTTGCTCATTGCACCTTTGGCGGGATTGGCTGCGATCATCCCATGGTTAGCAGATCACGGTGTTAGCGGTATCGGTCTGGCACCAGCGATTATCGCACTGGTGCTTTATGCGTTGTTACCGCTAGTGCGCAGTGTGGTTGCGGGGCTAGAGTCTGTTCCGGACAGTGTTGTCGAGTCAGCCCAAGGTATGGGGATGACCCGTAGCCAGCTATTCTTTTGGGTACAAATACCCATTGCGATGCCACTTATTTTGTCCGGTATTCGAATTATTGCGGTGCAAACGGTAGGGCTTGCTGTCGTGGCTGCATTAATTGGTGCCGGCGGGCTAGGGGCGATTATGTTTCAAGGTTTGCTGAGTAGCGCATTGGACTTAGTGCTACTGGGCGTGATACCGGTGATAGTGATGGCAGTCATGGTTGACTCACTGTTTAAATTCATCGTTATTTTTATGGATACTTCAAATCGATGATTCATTTCCATCAGGTAAGTAAATATTTTGCCGGCAAACGGGCGGTAGACAACCTGACGTTACAGATTGCCAGGGGGGAGTTCACCGTATTGATTGGGACTTCTGGCTCTGGTAAGTCGACCACATTGAAGATGATTAACCGGCTTATTGAGCATGATGAAGGGGAGATTCATTTTGCCGGTGAAGAGATCCGCAATTATAAGCCGGAAGAGATACGGCGGCGGATGGGGTATGCCATTCAATCCATAGGTTTATTTCCGCACTGGACTGTGGAGCGCAATATCGCCACTGTGCCGCAGTTACTAAAATGGCCACAGGATCGTATCCGCCAGCGGGTGAAAGAGTTACTTGAGTTATTACATCTGGAGCCAGAACAATTTCTCCATCGCTACCCCCATCAGCTCTCTGGTGGGCAGCAGCAGCGGGTTGGTGTTGCGCGAGCTTTGGCCGCTGATCCGGAAGTTTTATTGATGGATGAGCCATTTGGCGCGTTAGATCCGGTGACGCGTTCAGCATTACAGGTCGAGATTAGCCGTATCCACCAACTATCGGGGCGGACTATCGTGTTGGTCACCCATGATATTGATGAGGCGCTGAGCCTGGCTGACCGCATTGTCCTGATGGATGAGGGGCGAGTTATCCAGCAAGGAACACCACTTGAAATGTTGACTCAACCCGCCAATGATTTTGTCCGTGATTTCTTTGGTCGTAGTGACCTCGGTATCAAGTTGCTATCACTCGGCTGGGCTGAACAACGGGTTAGGCGCGGTGAAACACTGATTGGGTTGCCGATACTCGGCACAACCAGTCTGCGTGAAGCACTCTCCCTATTTGTGTCACGTCAGACAGATAAATTGCCTGTAATCGACGAACATGGCCAGCCATTAGGTGTGCTCTATTTTGCTGATTTGATAGCAGATAAGGGGGGCGTGTGAAATTTGGGGCGACCAACAGCAGTGATATAAAGAGAGCCACCTCTAAGCGCGGAGCATTTTGGCTACTGAATGGGTTAACAGACCCGCTCTGTTGGGCGGTGCTTCTGCTCGCAGGGCTGGTTTTTGGCATGACCTCCCTACACGATTTTTTTGCTGCTCTATTTCCCAGTCTTGATAGGCCCGTTTATCTGCAA comes from Yersinia bercovieri ATCC 43970 and encodes:
- a CDS encoding ABC transporter permease, translating into MAVKNRVLLALVILLVLSGLGLSFVSHAPNRLISGQGIALMSLITGSVWWLLAPILLLFACAFCKQNIVLYGSTLLFAELLLFGLLLLAGRTATQLTGGEDSLARTSLGGGFWLMSGLTILIAVDSLSRAIANPLWRSLANLLLVLPVVVLLATGQLDQLSLMKEYVNRQDVFDDALWQHIQILLATLLPAVVIGIPLGLLCFRSRRFQNTIFSTLNIIQTIPSIALFGLLIAPLAGLAAIIPWLADHGVSGIGLAPAIIALVLYALLPLVRSVVAGLESVPDSVVESAQGMGMTRSQLFFWVQIPIAMPLILSGIRIIAVQTVGLAVVAALIGAGGLGAIMFQGLLSSALDLVLLGVIPVIVMAVMVDSLFKFIVIFMDTSNR
- a CDS encoding ABC transporter ATP-binding protein, with amino-acid sequence MIHFHQVSKYFAGKRAVDNLTLQIARGEFTVLIGTSGSGKSTTLKMINRLIEHDEGEIHFAGEEIRNYKPEEIRRRMGYAIQSIGLFPHWTVERNIATVPQLLKWPQDRIRQRVKELLELLHLEPEQFLHRYPHQLSGGQQQRVGVARALAADPEVLLMDEPFGALDPVTRSALQVEISRIHQLSGRTIVLVTHDIDEALSLADRIVLMDEGRVIQQGTPLEMLTQPANDFVRDFFGRSDLGIKLLSLGWAEQRVRRGETLIGLPILGTTSLREALSLFVSRQTDKLPVIDEHGQPLGVLYFADLIADKGGV